One genomic window of Providencia hangzhouensis includes the following:
- the lolB gene encoding lipoprotein insertase outer membrane protein LolB: MQLTQTLPFMHINKHFFRLLPLSCVLLTACVTTSQTTTKGTSSASDAKWKAHQQELSQLRDYQTRGSFAYNGGETKTYAKFFWQQYTPEKYRLLLTNPLGSRELELTVEPDLARLTTKDGQTHMSDVPSELIYQLTGMEIPIDDLTAWLTGSPGRATDFTLDENHLLKSVTFKSNGETWQLNYISYDSKTVPMLPNYLELRQGDRLIKLKMDSWTLKK; the protein is encoded by the coding sequence ATGCAATTAACTCAAACTTTGCCCTTTATGCACATAAATAAGCATTTTTTTCGCCTATTGCCACTTTCATGCGTCTTGCTAACCGCATGCGTGACAACGTCACAAACGACCACAAAAGGAACCAGCTCCGCATCCGATGCGAAATGGAAAGCACATCAACAGGAATTAAGTCAGCTACGTGACTACCAAACCCGTGGATCATTTGCCTATAACGGCGGAGAAACAAAAACGTATGCTAAGTTTTTCTGGCAACAATATACACCTGAAAAGTACCGTTTGTTGCTGACCAACCCATTAGGTAGCCGCGAACTTGAGCTTACCGTTGAACCTGATTTAGCTCGGTTAACCACTAAAGATGGCCAAACCCATATGAGTGACGTTCCAAGCGAGCTTATCTATCAACTTACTGGTATGGAAATTCCAATTGATGACCTAACTGCATGGTTAACAGGCTCACCGGGACGTGCAACAGACTTTACCTTAGATGAAAACCACCTGCTGAAAAGTGTCACGTTTAAAAGCAATGGTGAAACTTGGCAGCTCAACTACATTTCGTATGACAGCAAAACGGTACCTATGCTGCCAAACTACCTAGAGCTACGCCAAGGGGACAGGCTTATCAAATTAAAAATGGATAGTTGGACACTGAAGAAATGA
- the prmC gene encoding peptide chain release factor N(5)-glutamine methyltransferase, with protein MQYIEWVKQAANRLSASDSAKRDAEILLEHVTGRSRTYLFAFGETELKAEEFQQAELLLQRREKGEPIAYIIGEREFWSLPLYVSPATLIPRPDTECIIEQALSRLTEQKNQILDLGTGTGAIALALASEMQQSQVIGVDFNPDAVALAQRNQQRLNISNVKFIQSNWFSSLSIQQFDMIISNPPYIDENDMHLSEGDVRFEPLTALVAKDEGLADLMHIIKESKKYLKNQGWLLLEHGWTQGLAVRDLFKVHGYTKIETCLDYGGRERISLGQWNG; from the coding sequence ATGCAATATATCGAATGGGTCAAGCAGGCAGCGAATCGGCTGTCTGCAAGTGACAGTGCAAAGCGAGACGCTGAAATTTTACTGGAACATGTCACAGGCCGCAGTCGTACCTATCTTTTTGCTTTTGGTGAAACAGAACTCAAAGCCGAAGAATTCCAACAAGCTGAATTACTTTTACAACGCCGTGAGAAAGGTGAGCCTATCGCCTATATTATCGGTGAACGTGAGTTCTGGTCTCTTCCTCTTTATGTCTCTCCTGCAACACTAATACCTAGGCCAGATACTGAATGCATTATTGAACAAGCATTATCTAGGCTAACAGAGCAAAAAAATCAAATTTTAGATTTAGGCACTGGGACAGGGGCGATTGCATTGGCTTTGGCGTCAGAGATGCAACAAAGTCAGGTTATTGGTGTTGATTTTAACCCTGATGCAGTTGCTTTAGCACAACGAAATCAGCAGCGTTTGAATATTTCAAATGTCAAATTTATACAAAGTAATTGGTTTTCTTCACTATCAATTCAACAATTTGATATGATTATCAGTAATCCACCCTATATTGATGAAAATGATATGCACCTCAGTGAAGGTGATGTGCGATTTGAGCCGTTAACCGCTCTAGTGGCGAAGGATGAAGGCTTAGCTGATTTAATGCATATCATTAAAGAATCTAAAAAGTATCTTAAAAATCAAGGGTGGTTGCTTCTTGAGCATGGCTGGACACAAGGTCTTGCGGTGCGTGATTTATTTAAAGTACATGGGTACACCAAAATTGAGACTTGTCTTGATTATGGTGGAAGAGAGCGAATTTCACTCGGTCAATGGAATGGTTAA
- the kdsA gene encoding 3-deoxy-8-phosphooctulonate synthase, with protein MQQKVVNIGDINVANDLPFVLFGGMNVLESRDMAMKVCEHYVTVTQKLGIPYVFKASFDKANRSSIHSYRGPGLEEGMKIFQELKQTFGVKIITDVHEPAQAAPVAEVVDVIQLPAFLARQTDLVAAMAKTDAVINIKKPQFISPGQMGNIVEKFIEGGNDKIILCDRGANFGYDNLVVDMLGFNVMVQASKGCPVIFDVTHALQCRDPFGAASGGRRGQVAELARAGMAVGIAGLFLEAHPDPDNARCDGPSALPLDKLEPFLKQMKAIDEVVKSFPELDTSR; from the coding sequence ATGCAACAGAAAGTAGTCAATATTGGTGATATCAATGTCGCGAACGACTTGCCGTTTGTGTTATTTGGTGGAATGAATGTATTAGAATCCCGCGATATGGCGATGAAAGTGTGTGAGCATTATGTCACGGTGACACAAAAGCTGGGAATTCCTTATGTTTTTAAAGCGTCATTTGATAAAGCAAATCGCTCATCAATCCACTCTTATCGTGGCCCTGGTCTTGAAGAAGGAATGAAAATATTCCAAGAGTTGAAACAAACATTTGGCGTAAAAATCATTACGGATGTTCATGAGCCAGCACAGGCCGCCCCTGTTGCTGAAGTCGTTGATGTTATCCAATTACCTGCGTTCTTAGCTCGCCAAACAGATTTAGTTGCGGCAATGGCTAAAACAGATGCAGTAATTAATATTAAAAAACCACAGTTTATCAGCCCAGGGCAAATGGGGAATATCGTCGAGAAATTTATCGAAGGCGGTAATGATAAAATTATTCTTTGCGACCGCGGTGCGAACTTTGGTTATGACAATCTAGTGGTTGATATGCTTGGCTTTAATGTCATGGTCCAAGCATCAAAAGGCTGTCCTGTCATTTTCGACGTAACCCATGCACTGCAATGCCGCGACCCGTTCGGTGCAGCATCTGGTGGCCGTCGTGGTCAAGTTGCTGAGTTGGCAAGAGCTGGAATGGCGGTTGGAATAGCAGGTTTATTCCTTGAAGCGCATCCAGACCCAGACAACGCACGTTGCGATGGCCCATCAGCACTGCCATTAGATAAGCTGGAACCATTCCTGAAACAAATGAAAGCAATTGACGAAGTTGTAAAAAGCTTCCCAGAGTTAGATACAAGTCGCTAA
- the dauA gene encoding C4-dicarboxylic acid transporter DauA gives MSTKKINRLRPFSALIDSCWKEKYTATRFIKDLIAGITVGIIAIPLAMALAIASGVPPQYGLYTAAIAGIVIAVTGGSRYSVSGPTAAFVVILYPVSQQFGLSGLLVATLMSGVILLAMGFARFGKFIEYIPVSVTLGFTSGIAITIATMQIKDFFGLQMAHVPENYVDKLIAIGNTFPTFQYSDTLIGLSTLLVLIFWPKLKLKLPGHLPALIVGTFVMWVLSLFGMEVATIGSEFSYLLPDGTEGNGIPPILPQFILPWELPGSAPINWAMITALMPAAFSMAVLGAIESLLCAVVLDNMTGTKHHSNSELIGQGVGNIAAPFFGGITATAAIARSAANVRAGATSPISAIIHSILVILTLLVLAPMLSYLPLAAMSALLLIVAWNMSAAGKVVYLIKRAPKDDIIVLVLCMSLTVLFDMVIAITVGIVLASLLFMRRIANMTRSTQLAETDEERSRLVVRINGPLFFAAAERIFDELRVKSAGYETIIMQWDAVPVLDAGGLEAFEKFIDAVRKDTHVLVCDIPFQPLKTLARAKVTPIEGILSFYNSMDHALEAVKAIEQAGSIDTEKPTTTP, from the coding sequence ATGAGTACAAAAAAAATTAATAGGTTGCGCCCTTTTAGTGCGCTAATAGATTCTTGTTGGAAAGAAAAATATACGGCTACCCGCTTTATTAAGGATTTAATCGCGGGTATTACCGTGGGTATTATCGCTATCCCCCTCGCAATGGCTTTGGCTATCGCTAGCGGTGTTCCGCCTCAATATGGGCTTTATACTGCCGCGATTGCTGGGATCGTCATCGCGGTAACTGGTGGGTCACGCTATAGCGTTTCAGGCCCCACAGCGGCTTTTGTGGTGATCCTCTATCCTGTCTCTCAACAATTTGGGTTAAGTGGGTTATTAGTCGCCACATTGATGTCGGGTGTCATACTTCTTGCGATGGGGTTTGCTCGCTTTGGTAAGTTTATTGAATACATACCCGTTTCTGTCACCTTAGGCTTTACTTCGGGAATTGCTATCACCATTGCTACCATGCAAATTAAAGATTTCTTTGGCTTGCAAATGGCGCATGTCCCAGAAAACTATGTTGATAAGCTCATTGCTATTGGCAATACCTTCCCCACTTTTCAGTACAGTGACACACTAATTGGTCTTTCAACCCTTTTGGTGCTTATCTTCTGGCCTAAACTAAAATTAAAACTTCCCGGCCATTTGCCAGCCCTTATTGTCGGGACTTTCGTCATGTGGGTACTTTCATTATTTGGTATGGAAGTCGCGACTATCGGTTCTGAATTTAGCTATTTATTGCCTGATGGTACTGAAGGTAATGGTATTCCCCCTATCCTACCGCAGTTTATTTTGCCATGGGAACTCCCCGGAAGTGCGCCAATCAACTGGGCGATGATCACCGCATTAATGCCTGCAGCATTTTCTATGGCGGTACTTGGCGCAATTGAGTCACTGTTATGTGCTGTAGTATTGGACAACATGACAGGAACCAAGCACCATTCCAATAGTGAACTTATTGGCCAAGGTGTGGGGAACATTGCGGCGCCTTTTTTTGGTGGGATCACAGCAACCGCTGCAATAGCACGCTCTGCAGCTAACGTCCGTGCAGGTGCTACATCCCCCATTTCTGCGATTATTCACTCAATACTGGTGATACTTACATTATTAGTTCTTGCACCAATGCTCTCTTATCTGCCATTAGCCGCAATGTCTGCATTACTATTGATTGTGGCTTGGAACATGAGTGCTGCGGGCAAAGTCGTTTACCTGATTAAACGCGCGCCAAAAGATGACATTATTGTATTAGTACTATGTATGTCTCTAACTGTTCTATTTGACATGGTTATTGCTATCACTGTCGGGATTGTTCTCGCGTCATTATTGTTCATGCGGCGTATTGCCAATATGACCCGTTCAACACAACTCGCAGAAACAGACGAAGAGCGAAGCCGTTTAGTCGTAAGAATAAATGGCCCGTTATTTTTCGCTGCTGCTGAGCGTATTTTCGATGAATTGCGCGTCAAAAGCGCAGGTTATGAAACCATTATTATGCAATGGGACGCAGTGCCGGTTTTAGATGCAGGTGGTTTAGAAGCTTTCGAAAAATTCATAGATGCCGTACGCAAAGATACCCATGTCTTAGTTTGTGACATTCCGTTCCAGCCATTAAAAACTTTGGCAAGAGCGAAAGTGACACCTATTGAAGGCATATTGAGCTTTTATAATTCAATGGATCATGCACTTGAAGCCGTTAAAGCTATCGAACAGGCAGGTTCTATCGACACAGAAAAACCAACAACAACGCCTTAA
- a CDS encoding TIGR01212 family radical SAM protein (This family includes YhcC from E. coli K-12, an uncharacterized radical SAM protein.) has protein sequence MQLTEVVSMFGADLQRRYGEKIYKITLHGGFNCPNRDGTLGRGGCTFCNVASFADESQSSQTISEQIHQQITRISRAKRYLAYFQAYTSTYAEVSLLKQLYEEALLQADIVGLCVGTRPDCVPESVLSLLGQYQQKGYEIWLELGLQSAHDKTLHRINRGHGFDAYRQTTQKARSLGLKVCTHLICGLPGENGQMNMETLDKVLECGTDGIKLHPLHIVEGSVMAKSWRAGRLATLSLDEYTQTAGEMVRHTPTDIVYHRISASARKPTLLAPNWCENHWVGMNNLYQYFLKWGGQGSAL, from the coding sequence ATGCAACTCACTGAAGTCGTTTCTATGTTCGGCGCTGATTTACAGCGCCGATATGGTGAAAAAATCTATAAAATCACCTTACATGGTGGCTTTAATTGCCCGAACCGTGATGGCACCCTTGGGCGAGGAGGCTGCACTTTTTGTAATGTGGCCTCTTTTGCTGATGAAAGTCAGTCATCTCAAACTATTAGTGAACAAATTCACCAACAGATCACCCGAATTTCCCGCGCAAAACGTTATTTAGCTTATTTTCAAGCCTATACCAGCACTTATGCCGAAGTAAGCCTATTAAAACAACTTTATGAAGAAGCCTTACTGCAAGCCGATATTGTTGGTTTATGCGTAGGAACTCGCCCTGACTGTGTCCCTGAATCCGTTTTGTCTTTGTTAGGCCAGTATCAACAGAAAGGCTATGAAATATGGCTTGAGCTAGGTTTACAAAGTGCTCATGATAAAACACTACATCGTATTAATCGTGGCCATGGTTTTGATGCATACCGACAAACAACGCAAAAAGCCCGTAGCCTTGGATTAAAAGTGTGTACGCATTTGATTTGTGGATTACCCGGGGAAAATGGCCAAATGAACATGGAAACACTTGATAAAGTGCTTGAATGCGGAACGGATGGTATCAAATTACATCCGTTACATATTGTTGAAGGCAGTGTGATGGCCAAAAGTTGGCGAGCAGGGCGCTTGGCAACGCTTTCTCTTGATGAATATACCCAAACTGCTGGTGAAATGGTACGTCATACTCCGACTGACATTGTCTACCACCGTATCAGTGCAAGTGCAAGAAAGCCAACTTTGCTCGCCCCGAACTGGTGTGAAAATCATTGGGTGGGAATGAATAATTTATATCAATATTTCTTAAAATGGGGAGGGCAAGGCTCCGCGCTTTGA
- the sirB1 gene encoding invasion regulator SirB1: MKTIANIEFNQLPLSEGIMTVSQCIRHDFPLMKVQAQLDSLVSSAKSCIDLTADNETKIQQLTSLFYQEWSFGPAEGIYLLSDMLWLDKVLSSKQGTPVTLGAIFLYVAERLGIAIYPAIFPTQLLFISERNDGSQWVINPVNGESLSLHTLNLWLKGTVDPFSEFYHDQLDVAENSVVIRKIFDTLKASLMEEKKMELALRVCETLLTLDPEDPYEIRDRGLILAHLDCNHVALSDLNYFIEHCPEDPVSEMIKIQIYSLDNHPVVLH, from the coding sequence ATGAAAACCATAGCGAATATAGAGTTTAATCAACTCCCTTTAAGTGAAGGGATCATGACTGTGTCACAATGTATCCGTCATGATTTCCCGCTGATGAAAGTGCAAGCTCAGTTAGATAGCTTAGTATCATCAGCCAAGTCTTGTATCGATTTAACTGCTGATAATGAAACAAAAATTCAGCAATTGACTTCACTTTTCTACCAAGAATGGTCGTTTGGTCCAGCTGAAGGAATTTATTTGTTATCGGATATGCTGTGGTTAGATAAAGTATTGTCATCTAAGCAAGGTACGCCAGTGACACTCGGTGCTATCTTCTTGTATGTTGCCGAACGCCTTGGTATTGCGATTTATCCCGCTATTTTTCCTACGCAATTATTATTTATCAGTGAAAGAAATGATGGCAGCCAATGGGTAATTAACCCTGTTAATGGCGAGTCTTTATCATTACACACATTAAATTTATGGCTCAAAGGAACAGTTGATCCTTTTTCTGAATTTTACCATGACCAACTGGATGTAGCAGAAAACAGCGTTGTCATTCGTAAAATTTTTGACACATTAAAAGCGTCATTAATGGAAGAGAAAAAGATGGAATTAGCGTTGCGGGTTTGTGAAACGCTTCTGACTCTTGACCCTGAAGACCCTTACGAAATTCGTGACCGAGGGTTAATTCTGGCACATTTAGACTGTAATCATGTGGCATTGAGCGATCTCAATTATTTTATTGAGCATTGCCCAGAAGACCCTGTTTCTGAAATGATTAAAATACAAATTTATTCGCTGGATAACCATCCGGTCGTATTACATTAA
- the prfA gene encoding peptide chain release factor 1: MKPSIVAKLEALQERYEEIEAHLADAGVIADQDRFRALSKEYAQLSDVAKCFSAWRTVQDDIETAEMLLDDPEMKEMAQEELKEAKARNEELEQQLQLLLLPKDPDDEYNCFVEIRAGAGGDEAAIFAGDLFRMYSRYAENNRWRVELMSTSDGEHGGFKEVIAKISGDSVYGRLKFESGGHRVQRVPETESQGRIHTSACTVAILPELPEAELPEISPADLRIDTFRSSGAGGQHVNTTDSAIRITHIPTGIVVECQDERSQHKNKAKAMSVLGARIRQAEMDKRQAAEASERRNLLGSGDRSDRIRTYNFPQGRVTDHRINLTLYRLDEVMEGKLDSLIQPIINEYQADQLSALSEQE; the protein is encoded by the coding sequence ATGAAGCCTTCTATTGTCGCAAAACTAGAAGCATTACAAGAACGCTACGAAGAAATTGAAGCGCACCTTGCTGATGCAGGTGTAATTGCCGATCAAGACCGTTTTCGTGCTTTATCAAAAGAATATGCTCAATTGTCTGATGTCGCTAAATGCTTTAGCGCATGGCGCACAGTACAGGATGACATCGAAACAGCTGAAATGTTGTTAGACGATCCTGAAATGAAAGAAATGGCTCAAGAAGAGCTTAAAGAAGCCAAAGCGCGCAATGAAGAGCTCGAACAGCAATTACAATTGTTATTGCTTCCGAAAGATCCTGATGATGAATATAACTGCTTCGTTGAAATCCGTGCGGGAGCAGGGGGAGACGAAGCGGCAATTTTTGCGGGTGATTTATTCCGTATGTATAGCCGCTATGCAGAAAACAACCGCTGGCGCGTTGAATTAATGAGCACGAGTGATGGTGAACATGGCGGTTTTAAAGAAGTTATCGCGAAAATTTCCGGTGATAGCGTTTATGGTCGCTTAAAGTTTGAGTCAGGCGGTCATCGTGTTCAACGTGTCCCTGAAACTGAATCTCAAGGCCGTATCCACACTTCTGCTTGTACTGTGGCTATTTTACCTGAACTGCCAGAAGCTGAGTTACCTGAGATCAGCCCTGCGGACTTACGTATTGATACCTTCCGTTCATCGGGAGCGGGTGGTCAGCACGTTAACACCACAGATTCTGCAATTCGTATTACCCATATTCCAACAGGTATCGTTGTTGAGTGCCAAGATGAACGTTCACAACATAAAAACAAAGCGAAAGCGATGTCTGTGTTAGGTGCGCGTATTCGCCAAGCAGAAATGGATAAACGCCAAGCCGCGGAAGCCTCTGAACGTCGTAACCTGTTGGGTTCTGGTGACCGTTCTGACCGTATTCGTACCTATAATTTCCCTCAAGGCCGAGTGACTGACCACCGTATCAACTTAACGTTATACCGTTTGGATGAAGTGATGGAAGGAAAACTGGATTCACTTATCCAACCTATCATCAATGAATACCAGGCAGACCAACTTTCTGCGTTGTCTGAGCAGGAATAA
- the hemA gene encoding glutamyl-tRNA reductase: MTLLALGINHKTAPVALRERVTFGPEKIDHALEELLKQPQVNGGVVLSTCNRTELYLSLESQERAQEQLVKWLCDFHGITQKDLQPSLYWHQDDRAVSHLMRVASGLDSLVLGEPQILGQVKKAFALSQGNHSLSSELERLFQKSFSVAKRVRTETDIGANAVSVAFAACTLARQIFESLKHLNILLVGAGETIELVARHLREHGVQKMMIANRTRERAELLANEVNAQVISLSDIDNRLAEADIVISSTASPLPIIGKGMVERAMKIRRSKPMLLIDIAVPRDIEQDVEKLRDVYLYTVDDLESIIAQNLAQRKAAAVEAEYIVEQESSHFMDWLRSQAAVSTIRDYREQAEAIRANMTEKALTAIRQGADPEQVIMQLSQQLTNRLIHAPTKSLQQAAGNGDVERLNLLRDSLGLDHQ; this comes from the coding sequence ATGACCTTATTAGCCTTAGGCATCAACCATAAAACAGCACCAGTAGCCCTGCGTGAGCGGGTGACATTTGGTCCTGAAAAAATTGACCATGCACTTGAGGAACTTCTCAAACAGCCTCAAGTGAATGGTGGCGTTGTGCTGTCTACCTGTAATAGAACTGAGCTTTACTTGAGCCTTGAATCACAAGAACGAGCTCAAGAACAGCTAGTAAAATGGTTGTGTGATTTTCATGGTATAACCCAAAAAGATTTACAGCCAAGTTTATATTGGCACCAAGACGACCGAGCGGTGAGCCACTTAATGCGTGTGGCGAGTGGCTTGGATTCATTAGTTTTGGGAGAGCCACAAATATTAGGGCAAGTAAAAAAGGCGTTTGCACTTTCGCAAGGTAACCATTCGTTATCAAGCGAACTTGAGCGTCTTTTCCAAAAATCATTTTCTGTTGCAAAACGTGTGCGTACAGAAACCGATATTGGAGCGAATGCAGTTTCTGTGGCATTTGCTGCTTGTACACTTGCTCGTCAAATATTTGAATCACTTAAGCATTTAAATATTTTGTTAGTTGGCGCAGGGGAAACTATTGAACTTGTGGCTCGTCATTTGCGCGAACACGGCGTACAAAAAATGATGATAGCTAACCGAACACGTGAACGTGCGGAGCTATTGGCCAATGAGGTGAATGCACAAGTTATTTCGTTATCGGATATTGATAACCGTTTAGCTGAAGCGGATATTGTCATTAGTTCAACGGCGAGTCCTTTACCCATTATAGGGAAAGGGATGGTCGAGCGTGCTATGAAAATACGTCGTAGTAAGCCGATGTTATTAATTGATATTGCCGTTCCTCGTGATATCGAACAAGATGTTGAAAAATTAAGAGATGTTTATCTCTATACTGTGGATGATTTGGAATCTATCATTGCACAGAACCTTGCTCAGCGAAAAGCCGCAGCCGTTGAAGCTGAATACATTGTTGAGCAAGAAAGTAGCCACTTTATGGATTGGTTGCGCTCACAAGCGGCAGTGTCTACAATTCGCGATTACAGAGAACAAGCTGAGGCCATTCGGGCAAATATGACTGAAAAAGCGTTGACGGCTATCCGTCAAGGTGCAGACCCTGAGCAAGTGATCATGCAATTATCGCAACAATTAACCAACCGCCTTATTCACGCTCCAACCAAGTCTTTGCAGCAAGCTGCAGGAAATGGGGATGTAGAGCGTCTAAATCTACTTAGGGACAGCTTAGGGCTGGACCATCAATAA
- a CDS encoding tetratricopeptide repeat protein has translation MKSNFYKAIIVSSLITFSFQAAAQLDITPEDKQKFVQTYQKAVKKDALAQYQLAQMYFSGLGVLQNFNNARLWANEAAKNGNADGYALLADINLLSDSYFSQELADARKYATKAVEMGSTRGKISLAESLINPIAGKTDYQQSIELLNEVNALNNPDYFIAPILLGVIYLDGKGVAKDEKQAQQWFDKANEMTYPGYAEWMAAFRFSEDNTGTVTIDQVKAKKLREIACEKGKNAGNEMFCFSE, from the coding sequence ATGAAATCAAATTTTTATAAAGCTATTATCGTTTCATCTCTAATTACGTTTTCTTTTCAAGCTGCCGCTCAACTTGATATTACTCCTGAAGATAAACAAAAATTCGTACAAACTTACCAAAAAGCAGTCAAGAAAGATGCCCTTGCTCAGTACCAACTTGCTCAAATGTATTTTTCCGGTTTAGGTGTCCTACAAAATTTTAATAATGCGCGTTTATGGGCAAATGAAGCGGCAAAAAACGGTAATGCGGATGGTTATGCATTATTGGCGGATATCAATCTATTAAGTGATAGTTACTTTTCGCAGGAATTGGCTGATGCCCGTAAATACGCGACAAAAGCGGTTGAAATGGGCAGTACGCGCGGAAAAATCAGTTTAGCAGAGTCATTGATAAATCCAATTGCAGGCAAAACGGATTATCAACAATCTATAGAACTTCTTAATGAAGTTAATGCGTTAAATAACCCGGATTATTTTATTGCTCCAATTTTACTTGGTGTTATCTATTTAGATGGCAAAGGCGTTGCAAAAGACGAAAAGCAAGCACAGCAATGGTTTGATAAAGCAAATGAGATGACTTATCCAGGCTATGCAGAGTGGATGGCTGCGTTTAGATTTTCTGAAGATAACACAGGAACGGTGACCATCGACCAAGTTAAAGCAAAAAAATTAAGGGAAATAGCCTGCGAAAAAGGAAAAAATGCAGGGAATGAGATGTTTTGTTTTAGTGAGTGA
- the ispE gene encoding 4-(cytidine 5'-diphospho)-2-C-methyl-D-erythritol kinase, with protein MTLTWPSPAKLNLFLYITGQRSDGYHELQTLFQFVDYGDEITITARDDDQLNLLTDMQGVPPEKNLILRAAKLLQSYCRDTLQYDGPLGADICIHKVLPMGGGIGGGSSNAATTLIALNEHWKTQVSDEVLAELGASLGADVPVFVRGHAAFAEGIGDILTKASPEEKWYLVAHPGIEISTPMIFTDPQLNRNSPKRSLAALLLAPYANDCEPIARKRFREVEQLVSWLLEYAPSRLTGTGACVFSEFETQADALQVLNKAPSWVQGFVAQGVNVSPLHKFRAGITRVLHQ; from the coding sequence ATGACGTTAACATGGCCTTCTCCGGCAAAATTAAATCTTTTTTTGTACATCACAGGCCAACGCTCTGATGGCTACCATGAATTACAAACTCTATTTCAATTTGTTGATTATGGCGATGAAATCACCATTACAGCACGTGATGACGACCAACTGAATTTATTGACTGACATGCAAGGGGTTCCCCCCGAAAAAAACCTAATTTTACGGGCAGCTAAATTATTACAATCCTATTGCCGCGATACCTTACAATACGATGGCCCATTAGGGGCTGATATTTGTATTCATAAAGTATTGCCCATGGGCGGTGGTATTGGTGGGGGCTCATCAAACGCAGCAACAACCTTAATTGCGCTTAACGAACATTGGAAAACACAGGTTTCTGATGAAGTCCTTGCAGAATTAGGTGCATCATTAGGTGCTGATGTTCCTGTGTTTGTTCGTGGACATGCCGCTTTCGCTGAAGGGATTGGTGATATTTTAACCAAAGCTTCCCCTGAAGAGAAATGGTATCTCGTCGCTCATCCCGGAATTGAAATATCAACCCCGATGATCTTCACAGATCCACAATTAAATCGAAATTCTCCAAAACGCTCCCTAGCCGCATTATTACTGGCTCCGTACGCAAATGACTGCGAACCAATCGCAAGAAAACGTTTTCGTGAGGTTGAACAGCTTGTTTCTTGGCTGTTAGAATATGCTCCGTCTCGCCTTACAGGAACAGGCGCATGTGTTTTTTCTGAATTTGAAACACAAGCGGATGCCCTGCAGGTGTTAAATAAAGCCCCATCGTGGGTGCAAGGGTTCGTCGCTCAAGGCGTTAACGTTTCCCCACTGCACAAGTTCCGCGCTGGGATAACCCGTGTATTGCACCAATAA